The stretch of DNA CCTAACAACGCATTGCCAAGTGTACAAAAAGTTAGCCAACGTTTACCAACCAGATGATGGGGTCTTGAGGCGGCTTCTCTCAGACTTAATAGAAGCAATAACTGAATCAGCAGACGGCCCCAAACCCTTTCTTCCTACCAGCTTCACTCCAAGCTTCTCCGTGAGGTAGTTCATTCTATTCTCATCACCCCCTCTGACTTCTCTGAGATCAAGGGCTTGTTGCTTAGATAATAGGGTATAAATGTGAAACTCCTGTCTCTGATTAAAATGAGACTGAAGCTGCTCAAAAAGCAACTTGTTTGAATGCTGTAGATCTGGCTTCTTTCTCTGATTGCCAAAAGTCACCCTTAAAATGGCACTTGAATCAAAATCTTTTCTaccaaaaattatagaaaaGCTGCCAAATTCAATATCAGGTTCTCTGAATAAATCTGCAAGAATAGAAGCACAATTGTGTGCATTCCTTGTTGGATTTTTCTCAACTTTTAACCTTGAAGCTCTAACTCTAGCATAATGAGCCATGTTGGCAGCTTCTCTAAACCCACTGAGCAAAGCACCATGCATGGTAGCTGGATAGCGCCTAGTAGTAGCTTCCCCAGCAAAGAAAACCCTCCCATCTCCCACACTTTCAGCtataatatcataatcatcGCCTGAGGCCCCAACAGCAACATTGGAGTAAGAACCTAAGCAGAACGGGTCGCTACCCCATCTAGTACAAACAGTTTGGATAGGTTCTGGAACTTCAATACCTTGTGGTTCATATATACCTGCATTACCAAGGCTATCCACGTGTTAGAAAAGCTCAATTACTGGCAGTGATAACAGACACTAGCAACTAACATTCTTAGCTAAATCAATAAGACCAATTCAACCAAAAAATGGGATTGCTTTCTAATATTACAATTCATTCTCACTAGAAGCTCATCAGGTTAACAAATTTAACGGAATATAAGGTAATTTATCATCTTCATGCGAATAATGAATAAATCGGAAGCAAGAATTTAGATGCTTAAATGCAAGCTAGTGAAAGAGGGTCAAACACCATAACCTGATTGAGTACACATATCAAATAATTACTCTGCAACAATAAATGATGTTCACCCCATTGTTTCATCTCTCACCAAAGTGTACCACGACAGGGACAAGTAACTGTTTGTCTATTTTTCCCCATGGATTACTACCGTATgcatttgaatttcaaattagtCTATACACCgtttaataaatataaaccTTCAATCTTTTTATCATGATTATTACCATGTGACAGTCAATCTTCATTTTCCCCTAAATACGGAACCTTCACTGTTTAATCATAAATTGTTCGTTGTAGAGAATTTTCTTGTTAACATCTCAGCCAAGTTCATGCCAAATAAATAcgaagaaaaattattttcgtaGCATGTTCTAATGATAACATTGTGAATTCACCCACTTCTATCGTGTGAAATAGAAAAACAGTGAAACTAAAACACATCACACaaaaatatgatatatgatatctCTATAAATCAGATGGAGAAAGCTAATGGGAAATTAAATTCGTGCAAAAGAACTGCAAATCACCATTTTAATGATGTAAATACAAGCTCATAAATTTCAGTCATGACTTGTTTTGCAAATAGCACGAGACAAAACAAATACAATCATGTAGACAAaacacaaattttttatttctgcTATTTATTTCGTAAATAAATGACACCAGAGGTAAAGCATGGGCAACACATACTTCTAATTTCTCATGTAAACGGAGTCAGTATAACAATTGGAACATATTACAAAAAAAGGGCTTTAGTCATGCAAGTATTCTATGTAGACTAGTTTTTCCTAAGGCTCAAATTACAATAATTAGCACACCAGGAGTAAAGAAAACCAACACATAAGAACCTTTAAGAATCAGAAGCACCCTTGTCACAGCATCAGTAGGCTCCATGGTCTCAAACTTATGTGCAGCTTCCCCTGCTACTAAAGCAATCAAGATTGGACCACCAGCTACAGTTGCATAGCTGTAAAAAAGGAAGAATTCACCCTGAAGGCTAGGATCATCAGAGAGATGTCCAAATGTATCGAGGTCAGTTCCCCAAAAGGCATGTGAAAAGAGCATTGCGACCTTATTTAACAAGCCAAATCCCAACCTTTTTATTCCTTCAAGTTTTCTCTGAGGTAACTCAGGGATAAACTTTATGGAACCAGATTTTAGAACTCCTAGTGGAACTGTGCAAAGCGCCATATCACCATCATAAACCTGCCCACCGGCAGCAACCTGAACCCCATCACTAGTATAACGGATGGCTTGGACTGTTTTCTCATAAAGAATTGGGACATTCTCTGCCAATGCCTGGACCAGTCTTCCATTTCCACCAGGCAGAAAGCAGTGATCCCCTCCCATATCAAATGGATCATCCTGATCCCAAAATGCAAGTGAAAGCTTTGAAAGCAATCCAGCATTTGCATATTCCAAGTTTGCAAGATGCCAATGAAACAATTTCATCTCTTCTCCATTAACAGAATCACCAGGGGCCTCCCAGAAGGTCTCCAATGCCGCTCCTAGCGAAACATCCTGCGAAACATCTCCCATCATCTGCCTAAGTTTACTTACCTTATCCAGAAGTTGGTTAAAAGAAGATTCTACTTTTCGATCCAAATCAGGGTCAACAGGTCTTCCGTCTACACTGTAAATAGGACACTTGTCCCTCACCTTATGAAGTGTATATGACAATTGCCGGGCCAAAATCCCAAGAGGATTCCCCAATGTACCCGTCAACACGCTACCTCCCAAGTCGGCAACAGCTGTCCTATTCCCAACCTCCAGCTTTTTTGTGTACACCCTACCTCCAGCACGCTTCCTTCCTTCCAAAACTGTCACCTTAAACCCAAAAGTCATCAACTGCCTTGCTGCAGCCAACCCCGCAAGGCCTGCTCCAATCACTATCACATGTGGCTTACTCGGCTCCACCAAAATCCTTTCCTTTATGCCTGGTGCAACCCCAAAGTTTATATACCCTTGTAAAACCAAATAGTTATAAGCAGAATCCAGTAAAACCCCGCAATGGTTAGGAATAATATCCAGAAACATTTCCTTGGTAATCCAAGTTGAGACATTCTCACGCCACCTTGTAATTATATGATTCCGGATCAAGATATAATTTACCTGCTCGATTCCACCAACCACAGAAACCACCCCGGCATCTATTTCTTCATCAGTGAGCGAATCTGCGGGAAACCCCGACGTCAATGCAACCAAGGCCTCGGACATAGCCTCCTTATTAATCACAATTATCTCCTCCGATACGTCATTGACAACTTTCTTGCCTACAACACCACCAGAATTTAAACCATAGCCATGTTTTTTAACAGCTAAAGAATTCGAAATTTCCGTCTGGGCTTTCCTGAATTCGCCTGAACTCGAAGCCAGTGACCCAACTAGAGCTCGAGTTTCGTTGGTATTAGACAAAAAAGTTAAATCTTTTACCTGGTTCGGATAAGACTGAGGTCGACGAGGCCTGCCACACCTCCTCCTCCTAGGAATTGGCGCCAAGTTTATTCTATTCTCGTGCAACAAATTGCCATTAGAATCAGAGTTTTGGCCCAAACCGGAATTCAAACCTAGGTTTTGAATAAAACCGGGAGTTGGGTTGGCGCTAGGGCTCGAAGTGGGCAGATGAATGGTGAACTGGAGAGGATTACTGGGTTGATTCGTAATGCGAGGATGAGGTTTTTCATTCGATGAGAATTCCATCACAGTAATTCAGATCATACCATAATCATAAACAAAAAATGCATCACAGCATTTCTTCCTTGTCTTCGATTGCGGCGTGAATTGAAAACAAACGAATCATTGATTCTTGGCCCTGTGTAGAGTGACAGCGATGATCCCAGGTCGCAAATTTAGAAAAATATTCCTCCTCGCAACCGCTGTATGCCCAGTTCTCAATTGGTAAAATATGTggtgattttttaaaataaaaattgaaattattgaaacatgaaaataaaagttgaaatattgatatttagtgtttgatgatttatgtaaggatgtatttattttttgattatttCAAAAGAAATACTATAAATGAAAATTATATAAAGTTTGCAGCACGTTATCAGTACGATACTCGaatgttttctttatttttccaagctccaaatcACAAAAAAATGTAAcaatattcaaaatttaaaaaattttgttttactgtttatttatttttattgtgtatatatttaatatataatatcatgttattatacaAAAGAAATCTATGATAACTCATTGTAACAACGTGATGTATTATATTATTacactatttatatatttttattgtattacttttatttattgtatatatatttgaataatatcatgttattatataaaatgagTCTACGACAACTCATTACAATACTGTGATGTGATTATTTCAttctttatatatttttattgtgttatataatgattaaatatatataatgtcacaatattatataaaaagagtTCTTGatacctcattataataatgtgatgtgatataattaattatttaaacaaaattaacattatatacattatattattattataaatttatatatacatacatttatttttttaagattttgtaacggtcataaacggctagttttttATCCTATAAATGTGATTTTACAAATACATTTAATCACTCCAAACTCACTCTTTCTCCCGaaaaattttcttcatcaaaatttttgaagaagaaaaaaatggtTCTTTCAAAgttattttgtataattattttggttattatactcgctagtcttgtatttattggaGAATATACACCTcgcttttttattttaaagcatgcttgtacttataatttatatgttactttgtattgtcatattaatatatttataacttaactaataaaatacattgttatttttatagtatcaccatgtcaaatttgacaaaactTGACTTGTTGCGTTCGAcattacgagaaaaattata from Primulina tabacum isolate GXHZ01 chromosome 3, ASM2559414v2, whole genome shotgun sequence encodes:
- the LOC142540473 gene encoding protein FLOWERING LOCUS D isoform X1; translation: MEFSSNEKPHPRITNQPSNPLQFTIHLPTSSPSANPTPGFIQNLGLNSGLGQNSDSNGNLLHENRINLAPIPRRRRCGRPRRPQSYPNQVKDLTFLSNTNETRALVGSLASSSGEFRKAQTEISNSLAVKKHGYGLNSGGVVGKKVVNDVSEEIIVINKEAMSEALVALTSGFPADSLTDEEIDAGVVSVVGGIEQVNYILIRNHIITRWRENVSTWITKEMFLDIIPNHCGVLLDSAYNYLVLQGYINFGVAPGIKERILVEPSKPHVIVIGAGLAGLAAARQLMTFGFKVTVLEGRKRAGGRVYTKKLEVGNRTAVADLGGSVLTGTLGNPLGILARQLSYTLHKVRDKCPIYSVDGRPVDPDLDRKVESSFNQLLDKVSKLRQMMGDVSQDVSLGAALETFWEAPGDSVNGEEMKLFHWHLANLEYANAGLLSKLSLAFWDQDDPFDMGGDHCFLPGGNGRLVQALAENVPILYEKTVQAIRYTSDGVQVAAGGQVYDGDMALCTVPLGVLKSGSIKFIPELPQRKLEGIKRLGFGLLNKVAMLFSHAFWGTDLDTFGHLSDDPSLQGEFFLFYSYATVAGGPILIALVAGEAAHKFETMEPTDAVTRVLLILKGIYEPQGIEVPEPIQTVCTRWGSDPFCLGSYSNVAVGASGDDYDIIAESVGDGRVFFAGEATTRRYPATMHGALLSGFREAANMAHYARVRASRLKVEKNPTRNAHNCASILADLFREPDIEFGSFSIIFGRKDFDSSAILRVTFGNQRKKPDLQHSNKLLFEQLQSHFNQRQEFHIYTLLSKQQALDLREVRGGDENRMNYLTEKLGVKLVGRKGLGPSADSVIASIKSERSRLKTPSSGILKSKVAAVRQNQIRKAKIVGSNRFSIPRANFGLKIAKNGINEESKTLGNSDGFTSPCLDIQVGASSSNIDLARSITNNVSDFASDSSGSAPRHLGNNNGSGTDFGCNVGSSVLISNNHLDCLDANCGSMFDDNLNGSNPQNNGSQHCLTPSLCIDNNLSSPVLNVSTELLGETSGSNTQNLSYSDGSAVPPCSVVGTNSSRSSSPIPSNSHFTSVESQDYVSDISDSIDGMSIQENIFEDIMNELLPPTGSSPGTWQVTGKF
- the LOC142540473 gene encoding protein FLOWERING LOCUS D isoform X2 gives rise to the protein MSEALVALTSGFPADSLTDEEIDAGVVSVVGGIEQVNYILIRNHIITRWRENVSTWITKEMFLDIIPNHCGVLLDSAYNYLVLQGYINFGVAPGIKERILVEPSKPHVIVIGAGLAGLAAARQLMTFGFKVTVLEGRKRAGGRVYTKKLEVGNRTAVADLGGSVLTGTLGNPLGILARQLSYTLHKVRDKCPIYSVDGRPVDPDLDRKVESSFNQLLDKVSKLRQMMGDVSQDVSLGAALETFWEAPGDSVNGEEMKLFHWHLANLEYANAGLLSKLSLAFWDQDDPFDMGGDHCFLPGGNGRLVQALAENVPILYEKTVQAIRYTSDGVQVAAGGQVYDGDMALCTVPLGVLKSGSIKFIPELPQRKLEGIKRLGFGLLNKVAMLFSHAFWGTDLDTFGHLSDDPSLQGEFFLFYSYATVAGGPILIALVAGEAAHKFETMEPTDAVTRVLLILKGIYEPQGIEVPEPIQTVCTRWGSDPFCLGSYSNVAVGASGDDYDIIAESVGDGRVFFAGEATTRRYPATMHGALLSGFREAANMAHYARVRASRLKVEKNPTRNAHNCASILADLFREPDIEFGSFSIIFGRKDFDSSAILRVTFGNQRKKPDLQHSNKLLFEQLQSHFNQRQEFHIYTLLSKQQALDLREVRGGDENRMNYLTEKLGVKLVGRKGLGPSADSVIASIKSERSRLKTPSSGILKSKVAAVRQNQIRKAKIVGSNRFSIPRANFGLKIAKNGINEESKTLGNSDGFTSPCLDIQVGASSSNIDLARSITNNVSDFASDSSGSAPRHLGNNNGSGTDFGCNVGSSVLISNNHLDCLDANCGSMFDDNLNGSNPQNNGSQHCLTPSLCIDNNLSSPVLNVSTELLGETSGSNTQNLSYSDGSAVPPCSVVGTNSSRSSSPIPSNSHFTSVESQDYVSDISDSIDGMSIQENIFEDIMNELLPPTGSSPGTWQVTGKF